In bacterium, the genomic window GGCCTTGCGGCGGTCGATGCCGGCGTTCTCGATCTCGTCGATCAGCACCACCGGCGAGTGCGAGAGCACGGCCGTGTCGGCGATCATCAGCGCGCGCGACTGGCCGCCCGAGAGGCTGGTGACCGGCGTGTCCAGGGCGAAGGGCTCGCCCGCGAGCGCGTTGGCCTCCCGCCAGATACGGTCGACCTTGGCGGGGATGTCGTCGGCGCGGCGGCTCTCGGCGTGCAGGGCCAGGAAGTCGCCCACGCCCATGTCGATGACGAAGTTCATGTTCTGGCTGAGCTGGGCGACGAGCTTGCGGTCGCCACCGGCGCGCCAGCGCTCGTCCCCTTCGCGGCCGTCGACCAGGACGCGACGGCCGGTCGGCGTGTCGCCGCGGGCCACCCACTCGATGTCAGCCAGCAGGCGGCTCTTGCCCGAGCCGGTCGGCCCCACGATGCAGACGACGTCGCCCTTGCTCACCGTCAGCTCGCGCACCGGTTCCGGCTCGCCGCGCTTGTCGCGGCCGCCCAGGACCGTGATCGCGCCGACGGTCTCCTCCTCGGCGGACAGGAAGGCCTCCATCTCGGTCAGGAAGGCCGCGAGGTCCGCGAGCAGCGCCGCGTCGCAACAGTCGGCCAGCGCCGCGGCGGGCGCCTCGGGCAGCTCCAGGCCGCGCTCGCCCAGGA contains:
- a CDS encoding ATP-binding cassette domain-containing protein, with protein sequence MMTHLDLLRGATVGALRERWPYAERFLGERGLELPEAPAAALADCCDAALLADLAAFLTEMEAFLSAEEETVGAITVLGGRDKRGEPEPVRELTVSKGDVVCIVGPTGSGKSRLLADIEWVARGDTPTGRRVLVDGREGDERWRAGGDRKLVAQLSQNMNFVIDMGVGDFLALHAESRRADDIPAKVDRIWREANALAGEPFALDTPVTSLSGGQSRALMIADTAVLSHSPVVLIDEIENAGIDRRKALEVLVGQDKIVLMATHDPILALMGDRRVVIGGGAMRAVVEPSDAERANLVELRALDARLMELRGRLRRGERLDVI